AATATTCGGCATCTTCAATCGCTCCTACTACGAGGAAGTGCTGGTGGTCCGGGTTCATCCGGAATATCTGCATCGACAGAAGATTCCGCCCAAGCTCGTCACCAAGTCGATCTGGAAGGAGCGCTTCAGGGACATCCGCAATTTCGAGAGCTTCCAGGCGCGCAACGGGTTCGTGATCCGAAAATTCTTCCTCCATGTCTCCAAGGACGAGCAGAGGCGGCGCTTCATGGAGCGCCTCGACGAGCCGGCGAAGAACTGGAAGTTCTCGACGGCCGACGTGGCGGAGCGCGAGCATTGGGATGACTATATGTCGGCCTACGAGGACATGATCCGGGGGACGGCGACCGAAGAAGCGCCCTGGTACGTCGTTCCCGCCGACAACAAATGGTTCACGCACATCATTGTCGCTGCCGCGATCATCGATGCAGTGGATTCGCTGGGCCTGGCCTATCCCGAGGTGGACGCCGACATGCGCAAGGAACTGGAAATGGCGCGGACCGCCCTCGAAGCGTCTTAACACTCCCTCGGGCGGACAAGGGTCCCCAAGGTCCGGCTGCGCTCTCCGACATTCATGGGACCGAGGGCGGCCTGGGCTGCCCCCGAGGGCCTCGCACCCTTTGCGGCTATCGCAAATGTCCGCCGCCGGTTACTCTGACAGCAGTCGGGCGGGACATGGGCCTTTGGCGGTGGCAGGGATGGCGCCTCGCATTGTCGTGATGCTCGCCTTGGCGGGAGCGCTCTGTCTCTGCGTCTTTTCCGGCGCCGCGTCGGCGCAGACGCTGGATCGAATCGCCGCGAGCCAGACCATCCATATCGGCTTCATTCCCGATCAGGCGCCTTTCGCGATCCCGAACGCGGACGGACCGCCCACCGGCTATGCGATCGATCTCTGCAACCGGGTCGTGACCAGGATCCGGGGGATCGTTCCCGGGATCGCCGTCAGCTATGTCGAGACCAGCCTGACCGATGCCTTCGACGCGGTCGCGGCGGGCCGGATCGATCTTCTCTGCGGCGCGGTCACGGCGACGCTGGGGCGTCGCGAAACCGTGGATTTTTCCGAACCGATCTTCGTCACCGGCGCGAGTGCCCTGCTGCGAACCGATTCACCGCGCGATCTTCGCGAACTGTTTCTGGGAGAGCGGACCATCAGCCCGCCGCGGTCTTTGGAGATGCGCTCTTTTCAGACCAGCCATGTCGGCGTTCGTGCGGACACGACCACGGAAACGCTGCTGCGCCGCGCGGTCAGCGACGGCGGCTATTCGGCGACGGTCGTCCGCTACCCGACGCATGAGGAGGGATTGGCGGCGCTCGAGGCGCGGGAAATCGACGCCTATTTCGCCGACCGCGCTCTCCTGATCGGCTTGCTGAACCGGGCGCAGCACCCGTCGCGCCTCGTCCTCGGCACCCGTCTCCTCACGCAGGAGGCGTATGGCATCGCCATGGCGCGAGGCGACGCGGATCTCAGGCTCCTGGTGGATCGCGTTTTGAGCGCCTTTTATGCGACTCCGGATTTCGCGCTGCTTTTGGCGACCTATTTCGGCGACAAATCGGCCGAGTTTCAATTGCAGATCAAGGCTTCGGCAATGCCGGAGTGAACGGACGGAGCGGGGGTGGGGCTGCATGTCGTCCAACGCGAGGCAGATCGGGCTGTTCCCCGCGACCATGCTGGTCGCCGGCAACATGATCGGCGCCGGCATCTTCATGATGCCGACGGTGATGGCGAGCATCGGCGGCATCGCCACGCTGGGTTGGCTGGTGACGGCGCCCGGCGCCTTCATCATGGGCTATATGTT
The nucleotide sequence above comes from Hypericibacter terrae. Encoded proteins:
- a CDS encoding polyphosphate kinase 2 family protein, producing the protein MDLKRIVKLSQGYSRDYRITKGKKFRLKDFDPADTSDLKAADKPRAKEALQVGIQALSEFQEKLYAQQRWGLLLIFQAMDAAGKDAAIKHVLSGLNPQGCSVSSFKAPSTEDLNHDFLWRCQKRLPERGIFGIFNRSYYEEVLVVRVHPEYLHRQKIPPKLVTKSIWKERFRDIRNFESFQARNGFVIRKFFLHVSKDEQRRRFMERLDEPAKNWKFSTADVAEREHWDDYMSAYEDMIRGTATEEAPWYVVPADNKWFTHIIVAAAIIDAVDSLGLAYPEVDADMRKELEMARTALEAS
- a CDS encoding amino acid ABC transporter substrate-binding protein, with the protein product MAPRIVVMLALAGALCLCVFSGAASAQTLDRIAASQTIHIGFIPDQAPFAIPNADGPPTGYAIDLCNRVVTRIRGIVPGIAVSYVETSLTDAFDAVAAGRIDLLCGAVTATLGRRETVDFSEPIFVTGASALLRTDSPRDLRELFLGERTISPPRSLEMRSFQTSHVGVRADTTTETLLRRAVSDGGYSATVVRYPTHEEGLAALEAREIDAYFADRALLIGLLNRAQHPSRLVLGTRLLTQEAYGIAMARGDADLRLLVDRVLSAFYATPDFALLLATYFGDKSAEFQLQIKASAMPE